In a single window of the Natronosalvus caseinilyticus genome:
- a CDS encoding SLC13 family permease, whose protein sequence is MSSPTIEMLIVFCIIAVALALFITQPIPLDVTALLLIVVLVLLEPWTTISPEEGIAGFANPATITVLMMFILSEGVRRTGAVQLLGERLAAFAGDSERRQLGSIIGVSGFSAGFINNTPVVAIMIPVVNDLARRTNTSPSRLLIPLSFASMLGGMLTLIGTSTNLLASSIVARPEYLGRPFSMFEFTALGALVLVSGSLYLLVATPYLLPERLTPRRELTDEFEIAPYLTEVVVPDRSPVIGQTVQQALADVDVEVEAVTLLRNGDTFGTAIEEKVLQPEDVLLVRTDREAILDVVDLEGFDHVSQSVVHDANLEIDAKAVSGVDAVSHGADATDEGRATPQVLAEVVIAPDGALVRETLASVRFREQYEATVLAIRRGPEIVHTRMDRRPLRGGDILLVQASREALDRLGVDRDVIVAQEFTQPAFRRAKLPLAIAIIAGVVGLAALKVVPILITSIAGVIAMVATGVLEPEELYDAIDWSVIFLLAGVLPLGVAMEETGAAAFLAAHAIGLAGGLHIVVVLGLFYLFTALLTEMLSNNASVILMIPVAFDAAVRLGGDPYAFVLAVMFAASTPLLSPVGYQTNLMVYGPGGYKFTDFARLGAPLQLLLTIVTTLGIVAIWGV, encoded by the coding sequence ATGTCCTCTCCAACGATCGAAATGCTGATCGTATTCTGCATCATCGCCGTCGCGCTGGCACTCTTTATTACGCAGCCGATCCCGCTCGACGTGACGGCGCTGCTCCTGATCGTCGTTCTCGTCCTCCTCGAGCCGTGGACGACGATCTCTCCCGAGGAAGGTATTGCTGGCTTCGCCAATCCCGCGACGATCACCGTGCTGATGATGTTCATCTTGAGTGAGGGGGTGCGCCGAACCGGCGCAGTGCAATTGTTGGGTGAACGACTCGCCGCCTTCGCCGGGGATAGCGAGCGACGACAACTCGGATCGATCATCGGCGTCTCCGGCTTCTCTGCGGGCTTCATCAACAACACACCGGTAGTAGCGATTATGATCCCGGTGGTGAACGATCTCGCACGCCGGACGAATACGTCGCCATCTCGGCTCCTAATCCCGCTGTCGTTCGCCTCGATGCTGGGCGGGATGCTCACCCTGATCGGCACCTCGACTAATCTCCTCGCGAGCTCAATCGTGGCTCGACCAGAGTACCTGGGGCGCCCCTTCTCCATGTTCGAATTCACCGCGCTGGGGGCGCTCGTCCTGGTTTCGGGCTCGCTCTATCTGCTCGTTGCGACCCCCTACTTGCTCCCGGAACGCCTCACTCCACGGAGAGAGTTAACCGACGAGTTCGAGATAGCGCCGTACCTCACCGAGGTCGTCGTCCCCGACAGGTCGCCGGTAATCGGTCAAACCGTCCAACAAGCGTTAGCGGACGTTGACGTGGAGGTCGAAGCCGTGACGCTCCTCCGCAACGGTGACACGTTCGGTACGGCGATCGAGGAAAAGGTGCTCCAGCCCGAAGACGTCCTCCTCGTTCGGACCGACAGGGAGGCGATTCTCGACGTGGTCGACCTCGAAGGGTTTGACCACGTTTCACAGAGCGTCGTTCACGACGCGAACCTCGAAATCGATGCCAAAGCGGTCTCCGGCGTAGATGCCGTCTCGCACGGGGCGGACGCAACCGACGAGGGGCGAGCGACGCCACAGGTGCTCGCGGAAGTGGTAATCGCACCGGACGGGGCGCTCGTCAGAGAGACGCTGGCGAGCGTCCGGTTTCGTGAGCAGTACGAAGCGACCGTACTGGCGATTCGTCGCGGCCCGGAAATCGTTCACACGCGAATGGATCGGCGACCGCTCCGCGGTGGCGATATCTTGCTGGTGCAAGCGAGTCGCGAGGCACTCGATCGGTTAGGGGTCGATCGAGACGTCATCGTCGCCCAAGAATTTACGCAACCGGCGTTCCGCCGAGCAAAACTCCCGCTCGCAATCGCCATCATCGCCGGGGTCGTCGGACTGGCCGCTCTCAAGGTGGTCCCTATCCTCATCACGTCAATCGCCGGTGTGATCGCAATGGTTGCAACCGGCGTCCTCGAACCGGAGGAACTGTACGATGCGATCGATTGGAGCGTGATCTTCCTGCTTGCCGGCGTCCTCCCCCTGGGCGTCGCGATGGAAGAAACCGGTGCGGCTGCCTTTCTCGCTGCCCACGCCATCGGCCTCGCTGGTGGCCTCCACATCGTGGTCGTCCTTGGGTTATTCTACCTGTTCACAGCGCTGTTGACGGAAATGCTGAGCAACAACGCGAGCGTGATACTGATGATTCCGGTGGCGTTCGACGCCGCCGTTCGCCTTGGCGGCGACCCGTACGCGTTCGTGCTGGCTGTAATGTTTGCGGCGAGTACACCCTTGCTCTCTCCCGTGGGGTACCAGACGAATTTGATGGTATACGGGCCGGGTGGCTACAAGTTCACCGATTTCGCACGGCTCGGTGCCCCGCTGCAACTGCTCCTGACGATCGTGACGACGCTCGGCATCGTCGCAATCTGGGGCGTCTAA
- a CDS encoding M48 family metallopeptidase, translated as MQYVYKHYELDVGTRVPMEGAVTVAGQRFTQTPAKLGFDGILVIHELAHFQEVNHTDAFWALVAEHDPEYATHGVAQRAQYTADLLA; from the coding sequence TTGCAGTACGTATACAAGCACTACGAGCTGGATGTCGGGACGCGGGTCCCAATGGAGGGGGCAGTCACCGTTGCCGGCCAGCGATTCACACAGACTCCCGCGAAGCTGGGTTTCGACGGTATTCTGGTCATCCACGAACTCGCTCACTTCCAAGAGGTGAATCACACGGATGCCTTCTGGGCGCTCGTCGCCGAGCATGACCCCGAGTACGCCACCCACGGAGTGGCTCAAAGAGCACAGTACACAGCTGATCTTCTCGCCTGA
- a CDS encoding tyrosine-type recombinase/integrase, with translation MTQHQSESSSWAKRHRRALTTRHSHEDVLTDREFELLLEACSELPSPHDFQARFICLVAGRLGLRGGEISHLNTDWFDWDRKLLQIPQHEPCACGYCRRQAAQEATHCDDLTEDKAVEARWHPKTVSSARAIPFDPSLRLELCLERFVNRYDSFPHSRSTINRRVNEAAETADLRGRVYPHCFRATAASYHAYQGVAPVPLQALMGWSDFATAQKYIRISGTATADALRQAHHR, from the coding sequence ATGACACAGCATCAGTCTGAGTCATCATCGTGGGCGAAGCGACATCGACGAGCATTGACGACACGACATTCTCACGAAGATGTTCTCACCGACCGAGAGTTCGAGTTGTTGCTCGAAGCCTGTTCGGAGTTACCTAGCCCCCATGATTTCCAAGCGCGGTTCATCTGTTTGGTCGCAGGTCGGCTCGGACTCCGTGGGGGCGAGATTTCACATCTCAATACCGACTGGTTTGACTGGGATCGGAAGCTCCTCCAAATTCCACAGCACGAGCCGTGTGCTTGTGGGTACTGTCGTCGCCAAGCAGCTCAGGAAGCGACCCACTGTGACGACCTCACCGAGGACAAGGCAGTAGAGGCCCGGTGGCACCCAAAGACGGTCTCGTCCGCTCGGGCGATCCCGTTCGACCCGTCGTTGCGTCTCGAATTGTGTCTCGAACGCTTCGTCAATCGTTACGATTCATTTCCACATTCGCGCTCGACGATCAATAGGCGGGTGAACGAAGCTGCGGAGACTGCCGATCTTCGGGGGCGCGTCTACCCACACTGTTTCCGAGCAACCGCTGCGAGCTATCACGCCTATCAAGGAGTTGCGCCAGTTCCGCTTCAGGCCTTGATGGGGTGGAGTGATTTCGCTACCGCCCAGAAATACATCCGAATTTCCGGAACAGCGACCGCAGATGCACTCCGGCAAGCGCATCACCGATAA
- a CDS encoding twin-arginine translocation signal domain-containing protein, which translates to MEEERDPDDGRRSFMKKSALATTALAVGAGASTNVAAQQDDENGEGLQEGEVVIHGRDYFPDTDFTVLAEMDSGTRDTLVEALGDEFDDDWDVYVIQANIGSGGPLGHIFVDEDEAQVSEGDTATMSSDTVSYRNPELNLLELDIGAAGGAAGGAEDEEEEENGAGNGGGAGNETEDGAGNGGGADN; encoded by the coding sequence ATGGAAGAAGAACGAGATCCAGACGACGGAAGACGGTCATTCATGAAGAAGAGCGCGTTAGCAACAACCGCCCTGGCTGTCGGTGCCGGTGCCAGCACGAACGTGGCGGCTCAGCAAGATGACGAGAACGGTGAAGGACTCCAGGAAGGAGAAGTCGTCATCCACGGTCGCGATTACTTCCCGGACACCGATTTCACGGTGCTCGCCGAGATGGACTCGGGAACTCGAGACACCCTCGTCGAGGCACTCGGCGACGAGTTCGACGACGATTGGGACGTGTACGTGATCCAGGCCAACATCGGCTCGGGCGGCCCGTTAGGGCACATCTTCGTCGACGAAGACGAGGCGCAAGTGAGCGAAGGTGATACGGCAACGATGTCGTCTGACACCGTGTCGTACCGCAATCCGGAGCTGAACCTGCTCGAGCTGGATATCGGCGCTGCTGGAGGCGCTGCAGGAGGCGCCGAGGACGAGGAGGAAGAGGAGAACGGAGCCGGAAACGGCGGCGGCGCTGGGAACGAAACCGAAGATGGTGCCGGAAACGGCGGCGGCGCTGACAACTAA
- a CDS encoding IS5 family transposase, which produces MSSEIRRFTRKSVAKAKHVVANPDAPADPVGGGGFAEWTMLTLHALRIELGKSYRVTCDLLSEMPGVLEEIGLTRVPHYTVLRDWFETITMATWRAFLAASVETRSGHAAIDSAGFDRDQPSRHYATRSHYRVRTLKVTALVDVETLYITDIHSTTCTPSDFRIGPQVARRNATDLRSLAADRGYDDKAFRDALRERGIRPLIKHRIYWALDHAHNARMNSDRYNRRWMVETAFSSVKRTLGAAVRARTWHLEFREMVLKATVYNLRRSVRYR; this is translated from the coding sequence CTGAGTTCTGAAATCCGCCGCTTCACCCGGAAGTCGGTCGCCAAAGCTAAACACGTTGTCGCTAATCCGGATGCCCCTGCCGACCCCGTCGGCGGTGGCGGGTTCGCCGAGTGGACGATGCTGACGCTCCATGCGCTGCGGATCGAGTTGGGTAAATCCTACCGCGTGACGTGTGATTTGCTGAGCGAAATGCCCGGTGTGCTCGAGGAAATCGGGCTGACTCGGGTACCCCATTACACCGTGCTCCGTGACTGGTTTGAGACGATCACGATGGCGACGTGGCGAGCGTTTCTCGCTGCATCGGTCGAGACTCGCAGCGGTCACGCAGCGATCGACTCGGCCGGCTTCGACCGTGACCAGCCCAGCCGTCACTACGCAACCCGCTCACACTACCGCGTTCGGACGCTGAAAGTCACTGCCCTCGTGGATGTCGAGACGCTGTATATCACCGACATCCACTCGACGACGTGTACGCCGTCGGATTTCCGAATCGGCCCGCAGGTCGCTCGACGCAACGCAACCGACCTGCGGAGCCTCGCTGCGGATCGCGGCTACGACGACAAAGCCTTCCGCGACGCCCTCCGTGAACGCGGAATCCGCCCGCTGATCAAACATCGGATCTACTGGGCGCTCGACCACGCACACAATGCCCGGATGAACAGCGACCGCTACAACAGACGCTGGATGGTCGAAACCGCCTTCTCAAGCGTCAAACGGACGCTCGGGGCAGCCGTTCGAGCCAGAACGTGGCACCTGGAGTTCCGCGAGATGGTGCTCAAGGCCACCGTCTACAACCTCCGCCGCAGCGTCCGCTACCGATGA
- a CDS encoding ATP-binding protein, with protein sequence MSLFGRHSINEVIGGVTRALIPANTENEIHQRVCEQFAASELYAFAWIGRYNPEEEGVIPAGAAGIAENTLDGMLDIGESPPQKLANEAARTREVTVRQNLVDDPPCENWRDHALKYDYQTCAFIPLVYEETLYGVLHLATNRSQGFGTAERESLTELGVTIAYAVEIAESPANTDSTEHKDSETELTRVTAEPEQERRLYETIITSTPDLVYAFNLDYRFIFANEALLEMWGQTLEESIGKTLLEIGYEPWHAEMHKREIDQVVETKEPIRGEVAFEHAELGHRIYDYIFAPVLNDEGEVEAIAGTTRDITDHKKAEEALQKSKERFRALVNASSDVVYRMSPDWSEMHHLEGRDFIADTHESTSDWLDKYIHSDDMERVKKAINEAIRTKSAFELEHRVEQVDGSLGWTFSRAVPMLDDDGNIVEWIGMASDITEQKNRERELERALDLLEKTERIADVGGWEIDVETQDVFWTDHIFEVLEVDADEEPPLEEAIDMYHEDDQPIVQEAVENALDSGESFDVEARIRTDSDDVRWLRLQGVPETVDGEIISLRGAVQDITERRQRERRLEEVVEKLEESNERLEQFAYAASHDLQEPLRMVSSYLQLLEHRYADSLDEDAQEFIAFAVDGADRMRAMIDGLLEYSRVDTRGESLEPVDLDSVFSDVYQDLHVKIEEHDAEITAEGLPHVIGDAEQLRQLFQNLLDNAIEYSGDLPPRVHVSVEQTDNGDERVISVSDGGIGIDPEQADRVFEVFESLHSQDEYDGTGIGLALCERIVERHGGDIWVESEPGEGATFSFTLPAVRSP encoded by the coding sequence ATGAGCCTTTTCGGACGACACTCCATAAACGAGGTGATAGGAGGAGTCACCCGAGCGTTGATTCCTGCTAACACCGAAAACGAGATTCACCAACGAGTTTGCGAGCAGTTCGCCGCATCTGAGCTGTACGCCTTTGCATGGATTGGACGCTATAATCCAGAGGAAGAGGGGGTAATTCCGGCGGGGGCCGCCGGAATTGCAGAGAATACGCTCGATGGAATGCTTGACATAGGGGAATCACCTCCACAGAAACTGGCAAACGAAGCAGCGCGCACACGGGAGGTCACGGTCAGACAGAATCTCGTTGACGACCCACCTTGCGAGAATTGGCGCGACCACGCCCTCAAATACGACTACCAAACGTGTGCGTTCATCCCCCTCGTTTACGAAGAGACGCTATACGGCGTCTTGCATCTGGCCACCAACCGGTCGCAAGGATTCGGGACGGCTGAACGAGAATCGCTCACAGAGTTAGGAGTGACAATCGCATACGCCGTCGAAATTGCGGAGTCGCCCGCGAATACTGATAGCACCGAACACAAAGATTCGGAGACAGAGTTGACAAGAGTGACCGCTGAGCCTGAACAGGAGCGGCGGCTTTACGAGACCATTATCACCAGTACTCCCGACCTCGTCTACGCGTTCAACCTCGACTACCGCTTCATATTTGCAAACGAGGCACTGCTGGAAATGTGGGGCCAGACCCTCGAAGAGTCCATAGGAAAGACCCTGCTGGAAATTGGCTATGAGCCGTGGCACGCTGAGATGCACAAGCGCGAGATCGATCAGGTCGTGGAGACAAAAGAACCCATCCGTGGCGAGGTAGCGTTCGAACATGCCGAACTCGGCCACCGAATCTATGACTACATCTTCGCACCGGTCCTCAACGATGAGGGGGAAGTCGAAGCCATCGCCGGGACAACGCGTGATATCACCGACCATAAGAAAGCCGAGGAGGCGCTTCAGAAAAGCAAGGAGCGATTCCGAGCGTTGGTCAACGCCAGCTCGGATGTCGTATATCGGATGAGTCCCGATTGGAGCGAAATGCACCATCTCGAAGGCCGGGACTTCATCGCCGATACACACGAATCGACCAGCGATTGGCTCGACAAATACATTCACTCGGACGATATGGAGCGTGTCAAGAAGGCTATCAACGAAGCGATCCGGACCAAGAGCGCCTTCGAACTGGAACACCGGGTAGAGCAGGTCGATGGAAGCCTGGGCTGGACGTTCTCGCGTGCGGTACCGATGCTGGATGATGACGGAAATATCGTCGAATGGATCGGTATGGCGAGCGACATCACCGAGCAGAAGAATCGCGAACGAGAACTCGAACGAGCACTGGACTTGCTCGAGAAGACCGAGCGCATCGCAGACGTCGGCGGCTGGGAGATCGACGTGGAGACACAGGACGTGTTCTGGACCGACCACATCTTCGAGGTTCTGGAGGTGGACGCCGACGAGGAACCGCCGCTGGAGGAAGCAATCGACATGTACCACGAGGACGACCAGCCGATCGTCCAGGAAGCCGTCGAGAATGCGCTCGACTCTGGTGAGTCCTTCGACGTGGAGGCACGGATCCGAACGGACAGTGACGACGTGCGCTGGCTTCGACTCCAGGGCGTACCGGAGACCGTCGACGGTGAGATTATTTCATTACGAGGGGCTGTCCAAGACATCACCGAACGCAGGCAGCGCGAGCGACGGTTAGAGGAGGTGGTCGAGAAACTCGAGGAGTCCAACGAACGCCTCGAACAGTTCGCCTATGCTGCCTCCCACGACCTCCAGGAGCCACTACGGATGGTTTCAAGCTACCTCCAGTTGCTCGAGCACCGCTACGCCGACAGCCTCGACGAAGACGCCCAGGAGTTCATCGCGTTCGCCGTCGACGGCGCCGACCGAATGCGAGCGATGATTGACGGTCTCCTCGAGTACTCCCGTGTCGACACTCGCGGAGAGTCCCTCGAACCGGTCGACCTCGACAGCGTATTCTCGGACGTCTATCAGGACCTCCATGTGAAAATCGAGGAGCACGATGCCGAGATCACTGCCGAAGGGCTCCCTCACGTCATAGGCGACGCCGAGCAACTCCGCCAGCTCTTCCAGAATCTGCTGGACAACGCGATCGAGTATAGCGGCGACCTCCCGCCGCGAGTGCACGTCTCCGTCGAGCAGACTGACAACGGCGACGAGCGGGTGATCTCGGTCAGTGACGGGGGGATCGGCATCGACCCGGAGCAGGCCGACCGGGTGTTCGAGGTATTCGAGAGCCTTCACAGCCAGGACGAGTACGATGGAACTGGCATCGGCCTCGCACTGTGCGAGCGAATCGTCGAGCGCCACGGCGGTGACATCTGGGTCGAATCCGAACCCGGGGAGGGCGCGACCTTCTCATTTACGCTTCCAGCCGTACGCAGTCCATGA
- a CDS encoding GNAT family N-acetyltransferase, translated as MTIEVVKTNKPEEWDSYVTQASHATPFHQYAALDLFANHTNTDLHLLIGYKGQEPVELLPLFETNRGPFTKIHSPPDAAELAHLGPVQLHSNGVKQRKVEKDHRRFVNACWEWIETSIEPDFVSLWSSDRYTDVRPYLWNDFEASPRYIYIIELGSGVEALFNDLTKETRRRIRNTDEQAYEIIEGDLDATQLLVRQLQDRHKEQGMTYGLTPELMAEFHARLPDEQLHPYCLCIDEEMVSGLLALEFGDTMHVWIGGVKTDVDLPVNELLYWHIIEQAAAKDLDRVDLTTAMIPSLADYKAKFGPEPRVMFELRWESQVWQATKFGYRRLPKRGHELIQSLLS; from the coding sequence ATGACCATTGAGGTTGTCAAGACGAATAAACCAGAAGAATGGGATTCATACGTCACACAAGCATCTCATGCGACGCCATTTCACCAGTACGCTGCTCTTGACCTATTTGCTAACCACACGAACACCGATCTTCATCTCCTAATCGGCTACAAGGGTCAAGAACCCGTTGAGCTGCTTCCGCTCTTCGAGACGAACCGAGGGCCCTTTACCAAGATACACTCTCCACCCGACGCGGCAGAACTCGCACATCTCGGCCCGGTTCAATTACACTCGAACGGTGTGAAACAGCGGAAGGTCGAGAAAGACCACCGACGGTTCGTTAACGCCTGTTGGGAATGGATCGAAACCTCGATTGAACCCGATTTTGTGTCGTTGTGGAGCAGCGATCGGTACACCGACGTCCGACCCTACCTTTGGAATGACTTTGAAGCCTCGCCCAGATACATATACATCATCGAACTTGGCAGCGGTGTCGAAGCACTCTTCAATGATCTGACTAAGGAGACGCGGCGACGAATCCGGAATACCGATGAGCAAGCCTACGAGATCATTGAAGGCGACCTCGACGCTACTCAACTGCTTGTTCGACAGCTTCAGGATCGGCATAAAGAACAGGGGATGACCTATGGTCTCACCCCCGAGTTGATGGCGGAATTCCACGCTCGGCTTCCCGATGAGCAACTGCATCCTTACTGTCTCTGCATTGATGAGGAGATGGTGAGTGGGTTGCTGGCGTTGGAGTTCGGCGACACGATGCACGTCTGGATCGGTGGCGTGAAAACTGATGTCGACCTCCCGGTGAATGAACTACTCTACTGGCACATCATCGAACAGGCCGCGGCGAAAGACCTTGATCGTGTAGACCTAACGACGGCAATGATTCCCAGTCTGGCAGACTACAAAGCCAAGTTCGGCCCTGAACCCCGAGTGATGTTTGAACTGCGATGGGAGTCACAGGTCTGGCAGGCGACCAAGTTCGGTTATCGACGCCTCCCAAAGCGGGGCCACGAACTCATCCAATCGTTATTGTCTTAG